A window of the Oryza brachyantha chromosome 5, ObraRS2, whole genome shotgun sequence genome harbors these coding sequences:
- the LOC102712817 gene encoding uncharacterized protein LOC102712817, which yields MSPAEKAKRRAKMWRTAAAAAAVLLLVAVGAAPTASGVAAGVGRAAAAAAAKPRRILVDTDMDTDDLFALLYILKQNRSEFDVKAITINANEWSDAGHAVNHLYDMLHMMGRDDIPVGVGGDGGVSGAGAVRPDVGGYLPLIDQGTSTAGGCRYRQAIPPGSRLDVDTNSGVRRGFLPQGRRRYRPLVQPTAQQVMADTVSGGATTVFLFGAHTNLALLLMAHPRLRRNIERIYVSGGAVRTADPAGNLFTAFATNPFAEFNIFGDPFAAYQVIHSGIPITMIPLDATNTIPVTEGFVSEFQQRRRTYEAQYCFQSLDKVFTRLRGTSNNTSYYMWDSFAAGVALSSMRNGEIDGGNEFSELEYMNITVITSNKPYGKRDGSNSFFDGRATPKFGLKEGGVHSGHVQTGIRDSFCLVPGSNRGRCEDGYTREVSGPEGVRVRVATRAKPNMDNNSSLEKEFYKSFLEVLNRPEQTGLFNISTQFPYYREVLYKPVFRNVSRGKPVIFDMDMSPGDFVSLIYLLKTPIEVIDLKAVLVNGNGWANIASIDIVYDIVHMMGRDDIPVGLGNTTALGMPTLGCNNSYAIPHGSGGFIDSDTLYGLARSLPRSPRRYAPGTLDHPEVRQPLALEVWQSVRKQLDPGEQITVLTNGPLTNIANISLSDRYASSVIERIYVVGGVIKDRGDDNGNVFTVPSNKHAEFNMFLDPLAAKTVLESDLEITLIPLTAQRKAASFQAVLEALQDTQHTPESKFVHELLSLLQELQRKQKLYHHLDIFLGEILGAVYMVEGSGLKPSVELKPVSVVANTNKSTDGQIVVSKSSTKPVRVLSDFDGEIYSKKLTNSLANKRQSAVIGSFEEQKVIWSRPPNNSGNGRNKGNLL from the exons ATGTCTCCTGCGGAGAAGGCGAAGAGGAGGGCGAAGAtgtggaggacggcggcggcggcggccgccgtgctGCTCCTCGTCGCGGTAGGCGCCGCGCCTACTGCCTCAGGCGTGGCGGCCGGCGtgggccgcgcggcggcggcggcggcggcgaagccgaGGAGGATCTTGGTGGACACGGACATGGACACCGACGACCTCTTCGCGCTGCTATACATCCTCAAGCAGAACCGCTCCGAGTTCGACGTCAAG GCCATCACCATCAACGCCAACGAGTGGAGCGACGCCGGGCACGCCGTCAACCACCTCTACGACATGCTCCACATGATGGGCCGCGACGACATccccgtcggcgtcggcggcgacggcggcgtgtccggcgccggcgccgtccgccCCGACGTCGGCGGGTACCTCCCACTCATCGACCAG GGCACTtcgacggccggcggctgcCGGTACCGGCAGGCGATCCCTCCTGGGAGCCGGCTGGACGTCGACACGAACTCCGGCGTGAGGAGGGGGTTCCTGCcgcaggggcggcggcggtacaGGCCGCTGGTGCAGCCGACGGCGCAGCAGGTGATGGCCGACACGGTGTCGGGGGGCGCCACCACCGTGTTCCTCTTCGGGGCGCACACGAACCTGGCGCTCCTGCTCATGGCGCACCCGCGCCTGAGGCGGAACATCGAGCGCATCTAcgtctccggcggcgccgtcagGACGGCGGACCCCGCCGGCAACCTGTTCACCGCCTTCGCCACCAACCCGTTCGCGGAGTTCAACATCTTTGGAGACCCCTTCGCTGCTTACCAG GTGATCCATTCCGGGATTCCCATCACGATGATCCCTCTTGACGCGACCAACACAATTCCGGTCACCGAAGGATTCGTTTCTGAATTCCAGCAGCGTCGGCGAACATACGAGGCACAGTACTGCTTCCAGTCTCTTGATAAGGTCTTCACGAGGCTGAGGGGAACATCCAACAACACG AGCTACTACATGTGGGATTCCTTCGCTGCCGGCGTTGCTCTCTCCAGCATGCGAAATGGAGAGATTGATGGTGGAAATGAATTTTCTGAGCTTGAATATATGAACATTACAGTGATAACTTCGAACAAACCGTACGGTAAACGTGACGGCTCGAACTCGTTTTTCGACGGCCGTGCTACTCCCAAATTTGGCCTGAAAGAGGGTGGAGTTCACAGTGGTCATGTTCAGACTGGAATAAGAGATAGCTTCTGCCTGGTTCCGGGAAGCAACAGAGGGAGATGCGAG GATGGATACACTAGAGAAGTGTCTGGTCCAGAAGGAGTCCGGGTTCGTGTTGCCACAAGAGCAAAACCTAACATGGATAACAATAGTTCACTAGAAAAGGAATTTTACAAGAGCTTCTTAGAG GTCTTAAATCGGCCTGAACAAACTGGTCTTTTCAATATCAGCACGCAGTTCCCGTATTATAGAGAAGTTCTTTACAAGCCGGTTTTCAGGAATGTGAGCAGGGGGAAGCCTGTCATTTTTGACATGGACATGAGCCCTGGAGATTTTGTTTCCCTAATATACCTCTTGAAGACGCCTATAGAAGTAATAGATCTAAAG GCAGTTTTGGTCAATGGCAATGGCTGGGCAAATATTGCGAGCATCGATATCGTCTATGACATTGTACACATGATGGGCCGCGACGACATTCCAGTTGGCCTAGGCAATACCACTGCATTGGGCATGCCAACCCTTGGCTGCAACAATTCTTATGCTATCCCCCATGGCAGTGGCGGTTTTATTGATTCAGACACATTGTATGGACTAGCCCGGTCACTGCCAAGAAGTCCTAGAAG ATATGCTCCTGGAACTTTAGATCATCCAGAAGTTCGGCAGCCTTTGGCTCTTGAAGTTTGGCAATCTGTCAGGAAGCAGCTTGATCCAGGTGAACAGATCACTGTTCTTACTAATGGACCTCTCACCAATATAGCCAACATTTCACTCTCTGATAGGTATGCAAGTTCTGTGATAGAG AGAATCTATGTTGTTGGTGGAGTCATCAAAGATAGAGGTGATGACAACGGAAATGTGTTCACAGTTCCATCAAACAAGCATGCAGAGTTCAACATGTTTCTTGATCCACTAGCTGCAAAAACAGTCCTAGAATCCGATCTGGAAATCACGCTCATTCCTCTTACGGCGCAACGAAAAGCTGCATCATTTCAGGCTGTGCTTGAGGCTTTGCAAGACACCCAGCATACTCCTGAATCAAAATTTGTCCACGAGTTGCTGTCATTGCTGCAAGAACTTCAGAGGAAACAGAAGCTGTATCATCACTTG GATatatttttgggagaaattcTTGGAGCAGTTTACATGGTTGAAGGATCAGGGTTGAAACCTTCAGTGGAACTCAAGCCAGTAAGTGTTGTTGCCAACACAAACAAAAGCACAGATGGGCAGATTGTCGTCAGCAAGAGTAGTACAAAACCAGTGAGAGTATTGAGCGATTTCGACGGTgaaatatatagcaaaaaaTTGACGAATTCTTTAGCAAACAAGAGACAGTCTGCCGTTATTGGGAGTTTTGAAGAACAAAAGGTAATTTGGAGCAGGCCGCCAAATAATTCAGGGAATGGAAGAAACAAAGGTAACCTTTTGTAG
- the LOC102712540 gene encoding uncharacterized protein At4g15545: MEVMAAPAPAPAAVAAEFRLPAEVVAVLPEDPFEQLDVARKITSIALASRVGRLEAEAARLRAQLAERDALAEDLRERVEQLDASLAVATGRLRRIEEEKEALQRDNSLLSNTVRRLNRDVAKLEVFKKTLMQSLQEDEDPANTTPKARVSEASNFSSATSAGDEDSAFPASKSSQLSETASSISEESSYVEPDVPRPPRPHVFLPSYNSTPRITPPDSPPRSFTSMSPPRRHSISVTSRNLFDDRSSVYPGHHSSVTSPFDAASHTGRTRVDGKEFFRQVRNRLTYEQFSAFLANVKELNAHKQTREDTLRKADEIFGPDNKDLYSLFEGLITRNIH; this comes from the exons aggtgatggcggcgcccgcgcccgcgcccgctgcggtggcggcggagttcAGGCTGCccgcggaggtggtggcggtgctGCCGGAGGACCCGTTCGAGCAGCTGGACGTGGCGCGCAAGATCACCTCCATCGCGCTGGCGTCCCGCGTCGGGCGGCTCGAGGCGGAGGCCGCGCGGCTCCGCGCGCAGCTCGCCGAGCGCGACGCCCTGGCGGAGGACCTCCGCGAGCGCGTCGAGCAGCTCGACGCGTCGCTCGCGGTAGCCACCGGACGCCTCCGCCGCATCGAGGAGGAGAAG GAGGCACTGCAGAGGGATAACTCGTTGCTGTCAAACACCGTCAGGAGATTGAACAGAGATGTTGCCAAG TTGGAAGTGTTCAAGAAGACGCTTATGCAGTCACTTCAGGAAGATGAAGACCCTGCT AACACTACTCCCAAGGCAAGGGTCAGCGAAGCTTCAAATTTCTCCTCGGCAACATCTGCTGGAG ATGAAGATTCTGCATTTCCAGCTTCCAAATCGTCGCAGTTATCGGAAACTGCGAGTTCTATCTCAGAGGAGAGTAGTTATGTCGAGCCAGATG TACCTAGGCCACCCCGTCCACATGTATTTTTGCCATCATACAACAGTACACCAAGGATTACTCCCCCAGACTCACCTCCAAGGAGTTTCACATCAATGTCACCTCCAAGGCGACATTCGATTTCAGTTACATCAAGGAATCTCTTTGATGACAGGTCCTCAGTCTATCCTGGTCATCATAGTTCAGTGACATCTCCATTTGATGCCGCAAGTCATACAG GACGAACACGAGTTGATGGAAAAGAGTTCTTCCGTCAAGTCAG aaacCGCTTGACTTATGAGCAGTTCAGCGCATTCCTAGCCAATGTAAAGGAGCTGAATGCACACAAACAGACCAGAGAG GATACATTAAGAAAGGCTGACGAAATATTTGGTCCAGATAACAAAGACCTATACTCCTTATTTGAGGGCCTAATTACTCGCAATATTCATTAG